The Streptomyces sp. NBC_01255 genome window below encodes:
- the tsf gene encoding translation elongation factor Ts, which yields MANYTAADVKKLRELTGAGMMDCKKALDEADGNVDKAVEALRIKGQKGVAKREGRSAENGAVVSLIADDNTSGVLVELKCETDFVAKGDKFQAVAAELAEHVAKTAPADLEALLASEIEAGKTVQAFVDEANANLGEKIVLDRFAQYADGFVFAYMHRTMPDLPPQIGVLVEFDKADAAVAKGVAQHIAAFAPKYLTREDVPAEVIETERRVAEETTRAEGKPEAALPKIVEGRVNGFFKDATLLGQPYALDNKKSVQQVLDEAGVTLKRFTRIKVGI from the coding sequence ATGGCGAACTACACCGCCGCTGACGTCAAGAAGCTCCGCGAGCTCACCGGCGCCGGCATGATGGACTGCAAGAAGGCCCTGGACGAGGCCGACGGCAACGTCGACAAGGCCGTCGAGGCGCTGCGCATCAAGGGCCAGAAGGGTGTCGCCAAGCGCGAGGGCCGCTCTGCCGAGAACGGCGCCGTGGTCTCCCTCATCGCCGACGACAACACCTCCGGTGTCCTCGTCGAGCTGAAGTGCGAGACGGACTTCGTCGCCAAGGGTGACAAGTTCCAGGCCGTCGCCGCCGAGCTCGCCGAGCACGTCGCGAAGACCGCCCCGGCCGACCTGGAGGCGCTGCTCGCCTCCGAGATCGAGGCCGGCAAGACCGTGCAGGCGTTCGTCGACGAGGCCAACGCCAACCTCGGCGAGAAGATCGTCCTGGACCGCTTCGCGCAGTACGCCGACGGCTTCGTCTTCGCGTACATGCACCGCACGATGCCGGACCTCCCGCCGCAGATCGGTGTCCTCGTCGAGTTCGACAAGGCCGACGCCGCCGTCGCCAAGGGTGTCGCCCAGCACATCGCCGCCTTCGCGCCGAAGTACCTCACCCGTGAGGACGTCCCGGCCGAGGTCATCGAGACCGAGCGTCGCGTCGCCGAGGAGACCACCCGCGCCGAGGGCAAGCCCGAGGCCGCGCTCCCGAAGATCGTCGAGGGTCGCGTGAACGGCTTCTTCAAGGACGCGACGCTGCTCGGTCAGCCGTACGCCCTTGACAACAAGAAGTCCGTCCAGCAGGTCCTGGACGAGGCCGGTGTCACCCTGAAGCGTTTCACCCGCATCAAGGTCGGCATCTGA
- the pyrH gene encoding UMP kinase: MNQGAVQGDDNNGKKAGRYMLKLSGEAFSGGTGLGVDPNVVHAIAREIAAVVRDGAEIAVVIGGGNFFRGAELQQRGMDRARSDYMGMLGTVMNCLALQDFLEKEGIDSRVQTAITMGQVAEPYIPLRAVRHLEKGRVVIFGAGMGMPYFSTDTTAAQRALEIDAEALLMGKNGVDGVYDSDPKANPNAVKFDALEYGEVLSRDLKVADATAITLCRDNKLPILVFELLTEGNIARAVKGEKIGTLVSDQGTRA; the protein is encoded by the coding sequence ATGAACCAGGGCGCCGTACAGGGCGACGACAACAACGGCAAAAAGGCCGGCCGCTACATGCTGAAGCTGTCCGGAGAAGCCTTCTCCGGCGGTACGGGCCTGGGCGTCGACCCCAACGTCGTGCACGCCATCGCGCGTGAGATCGCGGCGGTCGTACGCGACGGCGCGGAGATCGCGGTGGTGATCGGCGGCGGCAACTTCTTCCGTGGCGCCGAGCTCCAGCAGCGCGGCATGGACCGGGCCCGCTCCGACTACATGGGCATGCTCGGCACCGTGATGAACTGCCTCGCCCTCCAGGACTTCCTGGAGAAGGAAGGCATCGACTCGCGCGTCCAGACCGCCATCACCATGGGCCAGGTCGCCGAGCCGTACATTCCGCTGCGCGCCGTGCGCCACCTGGAGAAGGGCCGCGTGGTCATCTTCGGCGCGGGCATGGGCATGCCCTACTTCTCCACCGACACCACCGCGGCCCAGCGGGCCCTGGAGATCGACGCCGAGGCCCTGCTCATGGGCAAGAACGGCGTGGACGGGGTCTACGACTCCGACCCGAAGGCCAACCCCAACGCGGTCAAGTTCGACGCGCTGGAGTACGGCGAGGTGCTCTCCCGCGACCTCAAGGTCGCCGACGCCACCGCCATCACCCTGTGCCGGGACAACAAGCTCCCGATCCTCGTCTTCGAACTGCTCACCGAGGGCAATATCGCTCGCGCGGTGAAGGGTGAGAAGATCGGCACGCTCGTGAGCGACCAGGGCACCCGGGCCTGA
- a CDS encoding phosphatidate cytidylyltransferase yields the protein MNDSSWGAPGGSGRRGPDQGPAPAGPAYDRHQAAQTRPMPIVPDVPAGGFQDGHGRGAAHQSGPLFRDETPHEHPQEPMSSPTPPPPPAPTAPRPKKSAGRDLGAAIGVGVGLGAVIVASLFIWKPAFVGVIAVAVVVGLWELTSRLQERKAIKAPLVPLAVGGAAMVVAGYVRGPEGAWVAMALTALAVLVWRMTEPPEGYLKDVTAGVFAAFYVPFLATFVAMLLTADDGPQRVLTFLILTVVSDTGAYAVGWRFGKHKLAPRISPGKTREGLGGAVAFAMAAGALCMEFMIDDGTWWQGLVLGLAVAASATLGDLGESMIKRDLGIKDMGTLLPGHGGIMDRLDSLLPTAPVVWLLLALFVGTG from the coding sequence ATGAACGACTCTTCCTGGGGGGCCCCGGGCGGCAGCGGCCGCCGGGGACCCGACCAGGGGCCTGCCCCGGCGGGTCCCGCATACGATCGGCATCAGGCGGCGCAGACTCGGCCCATGCCCATCGTGCCCGACGTTCCCGCCGGCGGATTCCAGGACGGTCACGGCCGGGGGGCCGCTCACCAGAGCGGTCCCCTGTTCCGTGACGAGACGCCGCACGAGCACCCGCAGGAGCCCATGTCCAGCCCCACCCCGCCTCCGCCGCCCGCGCCGACGGCGCCCCGGCCGAAAAAGAGCGCGGGGCGTGACCTGGGCGCGGCCATAGGGGTCGGGGTCGGTCTCGGCGCGGTCATCGTCGCGTCGCTGTTCATCTGGAAGCCGGCGTTCGTCGGGGTGATCGCGGTCGCCGTGGTCGTCGGGCTGTGGGAGCTGACGTCCCGACTGCAGGAGCGCAAGGCCATCAAGGCTCCGCTGGTGCCGCTCGCGGTCGGCGGTGCGGCGATGGTCGTCGCCGGCTACGTCCGGGGCCCCGAGGGCGCCTGGGTGGCGATGGCGCTGACGGCGCTCGCGGTACTCGTCTGGCGGATGACGGAGCCCCCCGAGGGCTACCTGAAGGACGTCACGGCGGGTGTCTTCGCCGCGTTCTACGTGCCGTTCCTGGCGACGTTCGTGGCGATGCTGCTCACCGCGGACGACGGTCCGCAGCGGGTGCTGACCTTCCTGATCCTGACGGTGGTCAGCGACACCGGTGCGTACGCGGTCGGCTGGCGCTTCGGCAAGCACAAGCTGGCGCCGAGGATCAGCCCCGGCAAGACCCGCGAGGGTCTCGGCGGCGCGGTGGCCTTCGCGATGGCGGCGGGCGCGCTGTGCATGGAGTTCATGATCGACGACGGGACCTGGTGGCAGGGTCTGGTCCTCGGTCTGGCGGTGGCGGCGAGCGCGACGCTCGGTGACCTCGGCGAGTCGATGATCAAGCGCGATCTCGGCATCAAGGACATGGGCACGCTGCTCCCGGGCCACGGGGGCATCATGGACCGGCTGGACTCGTTGCTGCCGACGGCGCCGGTGGTGTGGCTGCTGCTCGCGCTGTTCGTGGGGACGGGCTGA
- the frr gene encoding ribosome recycling factor — MIEETLLEAEEKMEKAVVVAKEDFAAIRTGRAHPAMFNKIVADYYGAITPINQLASFSVPEPRMAVVTPFDKSALRNIEQAIRDSDLGVNPSNDGNIIRVVFPELTEERRREYIKVAKSKAEDSKISIRAVRRKAKESIDKLVKDGEVGEDDGRRAEKELDDTTAKYVAQVDELLKHKEAELLEV, encoded by the coding sequence GTGATCGAAGAGACCCTCCTCGAGGCCGAGGAGAAGATGGAGAAGGCCGTCGTGGTCGCCAAGGAGGACTTCGCCGCGATCCGCACCGGCCGTGCGCACCCGGCGATGTTCAACAAGATCGTGGCGGACTACTACGGTGCCATCACCCCCATCAACCAGCTGGCGTCGTTCTCCGTTCCGGAGCCGCGCATGGCCGTGGTGACCCCGTTCGACAAGAGCGCGCTGCGCAACATCGAGCAGGCGATCCGCGACTCGGACCTCGGTGTCAACCCGAGCAACGACGGCAACATCATCCGGGTGGTGTTCCCCGAGCTGACCGAGGAGCGCCGCCGGGAGTACATCAAGGTGGCCAAGAGCAAGGCCGAGGACTCGAAGATCTCGATCCGCGCCGTGCGCCGCAAGGCCAAGGAGTCCATCGACAAGCTCGTCAAGGACGGCGAGGTCGGCGAGGACGACGGCCGTCGCGCCGAGAAGGAGCTCGACGACACCACCGCGAAGTACGTCGCGCAGGTGGACGAGCTGCTCAAGCACAAGGAAGCCGAGCTGCTCGAGGTCTGA
- the rpsB gene encoding 30S ribosomal protein S2: MAVVTMRELLESGVHFGHQTRRWNPKMRRFIFTERNGIYIIDLLQSLSYIDRAYEFVKETVAHGGSIMFVGTKKQAQEAIAEQATRVGMPYVNQRWLGGMLTNFSTVYKRLQRLKELEQIDFEDVAASGLTKKELLVLSREKGKLEKTLGGIREMSKVPSAVWIVDTKKEHIAVGEARKLKIPVVAILDTNCDPDEVDYKIPGNDDAIRSVTLLTRVIADAVAEGLIARSGAATGDSKPGEKAAGEPLAEWERDLLEGEKKADDAEVQTSAETEKVADAEAADAAEVVAEAVAEAPAAEAPAAEAEAEAPAADAEQA; the protein is encoded by the coding sequence ATGGCCGTCGTCACGATGCGGGAGCTGCTGGAAAGCGGCGTCCACTTCGGTCACCAGACCCGTCGTTGGAACCCGAAGATGCGTCGCTTCATCTTCACGGAGCGCAACGGCATCTACATCATCGACCTGCTCCAGTCGCTGTCGTACATCGACCGCGCCTACGAGTTCGTCAAGGAGACCGTCGCGCACGGCGGCTCCATCATGTTCGTCGGTACGAAGAAGCAGGCCCAGGAGGCCATCGCCGAGCAGGCGACGCGTGTCGGCATGCCGTACGTCAACCAGCGTTGGCTCGGTGGCATGCTCACCAACTTCTCCACCGTCTACAAGCGTCTGCAGCGCCTCAAGGAGCTCGAGCAGATCGACTTCGAGGATGTGGCCGCGTCCGGCCTCACCAAGAAGGAGCTCCTGGTCCTCTCGCGTGAGAAGGGCAAGCTGGAGAAGACCCTTGGCGGTATCCGCGAGATGTCCAAGGTGCCCAGCGCCGTCTGGATCGTGGACACCAAGAAGGAGCACATCGCCGTCGGCGAGGCTCGCAAGCTCAAGATCCCGGTCGTCGCGATCCTCGACACCAACTGCGACCCCGACGAGGTCGACTACAAGATCCCGGGCAACGACGACGCGATCCGCTCCGTCACCCTGCTCACCCGCGTGATCGCCGACGCCGTCGCCGAGGGCCTCATCGCCCGCTCCGGTGCCGCGACCGGTGACTCGAAGCCGGGCGAGAAGGCCGCCGGCGAGCCCCTCGCCGAGTGGGAGCGCGACCTGCTCGAGGGTGAGAAGAAGGCCGACGACGCCGAGGTCCAGACCTCCGCCGAGACCGAGAAGGTCGCGGACGCCGAGGCTGCCGACGCCGCCGAGGTTGTCGCCGAGGCCGTCGCCGAGGCTCCGGCCGCCGAGGCTCCGGCCGCCGAGGCCGAGGCCGAGGCTCCGGCCGCGGACGCCGAGCAGGCCTGA